From Streptomyces sp. NBC_00370, a single genomic window includes:
- a CDS encoding ECF subfamily RNA polymerase sigma factor, BldN family, translating into MYPHVGVDASGLATLRATVLDHLRGFVPTAYAVPAFAAPAPAVSGPIGPCYALASGGAAVGRRGSRSSAAASTTARRPSADSDSARMMDLVERAQAGEADAFGRLYDQYSDTVYRYIYYRVGGKATAEDLTSETFLRALRRISTFTWQGRDFGAWLVTIARNLVADHFKSSRFRLEVTTGEMLDANEVARSPEDSVLESLSNAALLEAVRKLNPQQQECVTLRFLQGLSVAETARVMGKNEGAIKTLQYRAVRTLARLLPEDAR; encoded by the coding sequence GTGTACCCACACGTCGGGGTTGACGCCTCGGGCCTGGCTACGCTGCGCGCAACGGTCCTCGACCACTTGCGCGGCTTCGTCCCCACCGCGTACGCCGTCCCCGCCTTCGCCGCACCGGCCCCTGCCGTGAGCGGCCCTATCGGACCTTGTTATGCCCTGGCGAGCGGCGGTGCGGCAGTCGGCAGACGGGGAAGCCGAAGCAGCGCCGCCGCATCGACCACCGCTCGCCGGCCCAGCGCCGACAGCGACAGCGCGCGCATGATGGATCTCGTCGAGCGCGCCCAGGCCGGTGAGGCCGACGCGTTCGGCCGGCTGTACGACCAGTACAGCGACACCGTCTACCGCTACATCTATTACCGCGTGGGCGGAAAGGCGACCGCGGAAGACCTCACCAGCGAGACGTTCCTGCGCGCCCTGCGCCGGATCTCCACCTTCACCTGGCAAGGGCGCGACTTCGGCGCCTGGCTGGTCACGATCGCCCGGAACCTGGTCGCCGACCATTTCAAGTCGAGCCGCTTCCGACTGGAAGTGACCACGGGCGAGATGCTCGACGCCAACGAGGTGGCACGCAGCCCGGAGGACTCCGTCCTGGAGTCCCTCTCCAACGCGGCGCTGCTCGAAGCCGTACGCAAGCTCAACCCCCAGCAGCAGGAGTGCGTGACACTGCGCTTCCTGCAGGGCCTCTCGGTCGCCGAAACGGCCAGGGTCATGGGCAAGAACGAAGGAGCGATCAAGACCTTGCAGTACCGGGCCGTCCGCACCCTGGCCCGGCTGCTCCCGGAAGACGCCCGCTGA
- a CDS encoding HAD family hydrolase, giving the protein MAALGWLTPRRRSATPRSVLAGEAAAEAARKSSQGSQVLPDLLDQQDPAARGADEDPGRTPDFPVIGDERAAAFFDLDNTVMQGAAIFHFGRGLYKRKFFQRRELARFAWQQAWFRLAGVEDPEHMQDARDSALSIVKGHRVSELMSIGEEIYDEYMADRIWPGTRALAQAHLDAGQQVWLVTAAPVETATIIARRLGLTGALGTVAESVDGVYTGKLVGEPLHGPAKAEAVRALAAAEGFDLERCAAYSDSHNDIPMLSLVGHPYAINPDTKLRKHARQLDWRLRDYRTGRKAAKVGIPAAAGVGALAGGTAAAVALRRRYR; this is encoded by the coding sequence ATGGCCGCACTGGGATGGCTCACCCCCCGTAGGCGCTCCGCGACACCCCGGAGCGTGCTGGCAGGCGAAGCCGCAGCCGAGGCAGCACGCAAGTCCTCGCAAGGCTCCCAGGTCCTGCCGGACCTGCTGGACCAGCAGGACCCGGCAGCGCGGGGCGCGGACGAAGACCCCGGGCGGACGCCCGACTTCCCCGTCATCGGCGACGAGCGGGCAGCCGCCTTCTTCGACCTCGACAACACCGTGATGCAGGGCGCCGCGATCTTCCACTTCGGCCGCGGCCTCTACAAGCGGAAGTTCTTCCAGCGCCGCGAGCTGGCCAGGTTCGCCTGGCAGCAGGCGTGGTTCAGGCTGGCAGGCGTCGAGGACCCGGAACACATGCAGGACGCGCGCGACAGCGCCCTGTCCATCGTCAAGGGCCACCGCGTCTCCGAGCTGATGTCGATCGGCGAGGAGATCTACGACGAATACATGGCCGACCGCATCTGGCCGGGCACCCGCGCCCTCGCCCAGGCCCACCTCGACGCCGGCCAGCAGGTCTGGCTCGTCACGGCGGCGCCCGTCGAGACGGCGACCATCATCGCCCGCAGGCTCGGCCTGACCGGCGCGCTGGGCACCGTCGCCGAATCCGTCGACGGCGTGTACACGGGCAAGCTCGTCGGCGAGCCGCTGCACGGCCCGGCCAAGGCCGAGGCCGTACGGGCGCTCGCCGCGGCCGAGGGGTTCGACCTCGAACGCTGCGCCGCGTACAGCGACTCCCACAACGACATCCCGATGCTCTCGCTCGTCGGGCACCCGTACGCGATCAACCCGGACACCAAACTCCGCAAGCACGCGCGGCAGCTGGACTGGCGCCTGCGCGACTACCGCACCGGCCGCAAGGCGGCCAAGGTCGGCATCCCGGCCGCCGCCGGAGTGGGCGCCCTCGCGGGCGGTACGGCAGCCGCCGTGGCGCTGCGCCGCCGCTACCGCTGA
- a CDS encoding glutaredoxin family protein produces MSPLLRRGVKKKDAAERVVTLISKPGCHLCDDARSVVEAVCAETGAVWEEKDISRDEALHREYWEQIPVVLVDGEQHTFWRVDADRLRRELGA; encoded by the coding sequence ATGAGTCCTCTGTTGCGGCGTGGCGTGAAGAAGAAGGATGCGGCCGAGCGTGTTGTGACGCTCATCTCCAAACCGGGGTGTCATCTCTGCGACGACGCGCGCTCGGTCGTCGAGGCCGTGTGCGCCGAGACGGGTGCGGTCTGGGAGGAGAAGGACATCTCGCGGGACGAGGCGCTGCACCGGGAGTACTGGGAGCAGATTCCGGTGGTCCTGGTCGACGGCGAGCAGCACACGTTCTGGCGGGTGGACGCCGATCGGCTCCGTCGCGAACTGGGGGCCTGA
- a CDS encoding redox-sensing transcriptional repressor Rex encodes MATGRTHRPATRSRGIPEATVARLPLYLRALTGLSERSVPTVSSEELAAAAGVNSAKLRKDFSYLGSYGTRGVGYDVEYLVYQISRELGLTQDWPVVIVGIGNLGAALANYGGFASRGFRVAALIDADPAMAGKPVAGMPVQHSDELEKIISDNGVSIGVIATPAGAAQAVCERLVAAGVTSILNFAPTVLTVPDGVDVRKVDLSIELQILAFHEQRKAGEDAAAEAAEAAAAPPPVAPPAPPAEPAADPAAEASAAQDGTAPGRKGPDGDVPAVMPA; translated from the coding sequence GTGGCAACTGGCCGAACTCACCGACCGGCGACCCGTAGCCGAGGAATCCCCGAGGCAACCGTCGCCCGGCTTCCGCTGTATCTGCGAGCGCTCACCGGACTTTCGGAGCGCTCGGTCCCCACGGTCTCGTCCGAGGAACTGGCCGCGGCCGCCGGGGTCAACTCCGCGAAGCTGCGCAAGGACTTCTCGTACCTCGGCTCCTACGGGACCCGCGGTGTGGGCTACGACGTCGAGTATCTCGTGTACCAGATCTCGCGTGAGCTCGGCCTCACCCAGGACTGGCCGGTCGTGATCGTCGGTATCGGTAACCTCGGCGCGGCGCTCGCCAATTACGGCGGGTTCGCCTCGCGCGGCTTCCGGGTCGCGGCCCTGATAGACGCCGATCCCGCGATGGCCGGCAAGCCGGTCGCCGGGATGCCCGTCCAGCACTCGGACGAGCTGGAGAAGATCATCAGTGACAACGGTGTCTCGATCGGTGTCATCGCCACCCCCGCGGGAGCGGCGCAGGCCGTCTGTGAACGGCTCGTCGCCGCCGGTGTCACGTCCATCCTCAACTTCGCGCCGACCGTCCTGACCGTTCCCGACGGTGTCGACGTGCGCAAGGTCGATCTCTCCATCGAGCTGCAGATCCTCGCCTTCCACGAGCAGCGCAAGGCCGGCGAGGACGCCGCTGCCGAGGCGGCGGAAGCAGCGGCGGCGCCGCCGCCCGTCGCGCCCCCGGCACCGCCCGCCGAACCCGCCGCCGATCCTGCGGCCGAGGCTTCGGCCGCGCAGGACGGCACCGCCCCCGGCCGGAAGGGACCCGACGGGGACGTCCCCGCGGTGATGCCGGCATGA
- a CDS encoding DUF5667 domain-containing protein — protein sequence MIANVSSHRRANAFAQALEDQTVQGAAAEQPADSAEPAEQGRLLALASGLGELPRPTLDPEVKVVQRAQLVAAMETMLREGTIGGGVTSGPTVPEQRTAGRGAHRASPLRKLRPRSRWSKSLAAGGLTVGVAAGAFGGVAAASNNALPGDSLYGLKRGMEDFKLGMAGDDSARGGIYLDHASTRLNEARRLLERDRAGQLDHEQLNEIRRALSGMKYDATQGHRLLHQAYERDGSLGPIATLSSFSASHRQAWNGVRDRLPVQLTDVGNQVSSVFDAIDEEVAPLQSLLPPTPEKRHRSTSTSPGSTQDAGGSAHKDSPSPSSPHKSESGGPHHESGTPSPSGSRSHSGSTPDKGLLDGGAGGLLDPPSDSDEPSSPPDKQDNGNPGPDVTIPPLLPDLLPGLGLNAEDAD from the coding sequence GTGATCGCGAACGTTTCGTCACACCGGCGGGCGAACGCCTTCGCCCAGGCCCTGGAAGACCAGACGGTCCAGGGCGCGGCGGCCGAACAGCCCGCCGATTCGGCCGAACCGGCCGAACAGGGGCGGCTGTTGGCCCTGGCGAGCGGGCTCGGCGAACTGCCGAGACCGACGCTGGACCCCGAGGTCAAAGTGGTGCAACGAGCACAGCTCGTGGCAGCCATGGAGACCATGCTGCGGGAAGGCACAATCGGCGGAGGTGTGACGTCGGGCCCCACGGTGCCCGAGCAGCGGACGGCAGGCAGGGGTGCCCACCGGGCCTCCCCGCTCCGGAAGCTGCGCCCGCGGTCCCGCTGGTCGAAGAGTCTCGCCGCCGGCGGACTCACGGTCGGCGTGGCAGCCGGCGCGTTCGGCGGCGTGGCAGCGGCAAGCAACAACGCACTGCCGGGTGACTCGCTCTACGGGCTCAAACGCGGCATGGAGGACTTCAAGCTCGGCATGGCGGGGGACGACTCCGCCCGGGGCGGGATCTACCTCGACCACGCCTCGACCCGCCTCAACGAAGCCCGCCGGCTCCTCGAACGCGACCGCGCGGGCCAGCTCGACCACGAGCAGCTGAACGAGATCCGGCGCGCGCTGAGCGGGATGAAGTACGACGCCACGCAAGGCCACCGGCTGCTCCACCAGGCGTACGAACGGGACGGCTCGCTCGGCCCGATCGCCACGCTCTCGTCGTTCTCCGCCTCGCACCGCCAGGCGTGGAACGGGGTGCGTGACCGGCTGCCCGTACAGCTCACCGACGTCGGAAACCAGGTCAGTTCGGTCTTCGACGCCATAGACGAAGAGGTCGCCCCGCTCCAGTCCCTGCTGCCACCCACCCCGGAGAAGCGCCACCGCTCCACCTCCACCAGCCCTGGCTCCACCCAGGACGCCGGCGGCTCCGCCCACAAGGACAGTCCCTCGCCCTCCTCACCGCACAAGAGCGAGAGCGGCGGCCCGCACCACGAGAGCGGCACCCCCTCACCGTCGGGATCCCGCTCGCACTCCGGCAGCACGCCGGACAAGGGCCTCCTCGACGGCGGTGCGGGCGGACTGCTCGACCCCCCGTCGGACAGCGACGAACCGTCGTCCCCGCCCGACAAGCAGGACAACGGCAACCCCGGTCCGGACGTCACGATCCCGCCCCTGCTGCCGGATCTGCTGCCGGGCCTCGGCCTGAACGCGGAAGACGCCGACTGA
- a CDS encoding aminoglycoside phosphotransferase family protein, which translates to MDALTIDADLVRALVRDQHPDLAHLDVREVPGGWDNQLWRLGNDLAVRMPRTERAPALLRTEHRWLPTLAPRLPLPVPTPVRIGEPSARFPKTWTVATWVHGEPADRAPISDAGAADTLAAFLTALHEKAPADAPVSADRGVPLTQLSDGMTRSLDDFPEFPGLRDIWQQAVTAPEWHGPPLWLHGDLHPANVVVSDGTLAGVIDFGDLCAGDPAVDLAAAWVLLPEGAAARLFDAYPHTDDALIRRARGLAAAKCLFLIQMGRNGELGLPGGKPGWGPVGHRALARVLAPAPAPAPASAAAPAPRPTGN; encoded by the coding sequence GTGGACGCCCTCACGATCGACGCGGACCTCGTCCGCGCCCTGGTACGCGACCAGCATCCCGACCTCGCCCACCTCGACGTACGCGAGGTGCCCGGCGGCTGGGACAACCAACTGTGGCGGCTCGGCAACGACTTGGCCGTACGCATGCCACGCACCGAGCGCGCGCCCGCCCTCCTGCGCACCGAACACCGCTGGCTGCCCACGCTGGCGCCGCGCCTTCCGCTGCCGGTCCCCACCCCCGTACGGATCGGTGAGCCGTCCGCACGCTTCCCCAAGACCTGGACCGTCGCCACCTGGGTGCACGGCGAACCGGCCGACCGCGCCCCGATCAGCGACGCCGGCGCCGCCGACACCCTGGCCGCCTTCCTCACCGCGCTCCACGAAAAGGCACCCGCCGACGCACCGGTCAGTGCGGACCGAGGCGTTCCGCTGACCCAGCTCTCCGACGGTATGACGAGGTCGCTCGACGACTTCCCCGAGTTCCCCGGACTTCGCGACATCTGGCAGCAGGCCGTCACCGCCCCCGAGTGGCACGGCCCCCCGCTGTGGCTGCACGGCGACCTTCACCCGGCCAACGTCGTGGTCAGCGACGGCACACTCGCCGGCGTGATCGACTTCGGCGACCTGTGCGCGGGCGACCCGGCGGTCGATCTCGCGGCGGCGTGGGTGCTGCTCCCCGAAGGGGCCGCGGCGCGCCTCTTCGACGCGTATCCGCACACGGACGACGCGCTGATCCGCCGCGCCCGTGGCCTGGCCGCAGCGAAGTGCCTCTTCCTCATCCAGATGGGCCGCAACGGCGAACTCGGCCTGCCCGGCGGCAAACCCGGCTGGGGGCCGGTGGGCCACCGGGCACTCGCCCGCGTCCTGGCACCGGCGCCAGCACCGGCACCGGCCTCGGCAGCGGCACCGGCACCGAGGCCGACCGGAAACTGA
- the hemB gene encoding porphobilinogen synthase: MSEYGSFPGARPRRLRVNPTVRRMVAGTRLHPADLILPAFVREGAAEPVAISAMPGVVQHSLDSLRKAAADAVAAGVSGFMIYGVPDDDKKDATGTAGTDPQGILQVAIRAVKAEVGDDLVIMSDLCLDEYTDHGHCGVLDDQGRVDNDATLVRYAEMARVQADAGVHMVGPSGMMDGQVRVVREALDGAGHEDVAILAYTAKYSSAFYGPFREAVASSLSGDRKTYQQDPANAREALRELALDLEEGADMVMVKPALPYLDIVARVAAESDVPVAAYQISGEYAMIEAAAEKGWINRDAAIMETLTGIKRAGAGTILTYWATEVAQKLGR, translated from the coding sequence ATGAGTGAGTACGGATCCTTTCCCGGCGCGCGCCCGCGCAGGCTCAGGGTCAACCCGACGGTGCGGCGGATGGTGGCCGGGACACGGCTGCATCCGGCGGACCTGATCCTGCCCGCGTTCGTACGGGAGGGCGCGGCCGAGCCCGTCGCCATCTCGGCGATGCCCGGGGTCGTCCAGCACTCGCTGGACTCGCTGCGCAAGGCGGCGGCCGACGCGGTCGCCGCCGGCGTCTCCGGGTTCATGATCTACGGGGTCCCGGACGACGACAAGAAGGACGCGACGGGCACGGCAGGCACCGACCCGCAGGGCATCCTGCAGGTCGCGATCCGCGCCGTGAAGGCCGAGGTCGGCGACGACCTCGTCATCATGTCGGACCTGTGCCTGGACGAGTACACCGACCACGGCCACTGCGGTGTCCTGGACGACCAGGGCCGGGTCGACAACGACGCGACGCTGGTGCGGTACGCCGAGATGGCCCGCGTCCAGGCCGACGCCGGAGTCCATATGGTGGGCCCGAGCGGCATGATGGACGGTCAGGTGCGGGTGGTCCGCGAGGCCCTGGACGGCGCGGGCCACGAGGACGTCGCGATCCTCGCGTACACGGCGAAGTACTCGTCGGCGTTCTACGGCCCGTTCCGCGAGGCCGTCGCCTCGTCGCTGAGCGGCGACCGCAAGACGTACCAGCAGGACCCGGCCAACGCCCGCGAGGCCCTGCGCGAGCTGGCGCTCGACCTCGAAGAGGGCGCCGACATGGTGATGGTCAAGCCGGCCCTGCCGTACCTGGACATCGTCGCGCGCGTCGCGGCCGAGTCGGACGTGCCGGTGGCGGCGTACCAGATCTCCGGCGAGTACGCGATGATCGAGGCGGCGGCGGAGAAGGGCTGGATCAACCGCGACGCGGCGATCATGGAGACCCTCACCGGGATCAAGCGGGCGGGCGCGGGCACGATCCTGACGTACTGGGCGACGGAGGTCGCGCAGAAGCTGGGTCGCTGA
- the hemC gene encoding hydroxymethylbilane synthase encodes MTEAHRPLRPDKALTPESTPGSTPENTPDNRPLRLGTRRSKLAKAQSALVARAVTELTGRPVELVEITTYGDTSRELLAQIGGTGVFATALRDALLRGEVDFAVHSLKDLPTAQPDELVIAAVPPRADPRDVLVARDGLTFEQLPDGARVGTGSARRSAQLNAYARGHGRRIETVPIRGNIDTRVGYVHSGEFDAVVLAAAGLHRIGMTGEVTDVLSADTVLPAPGQGALAVECAAVNVDLAALLAGLDDPGTRAAVTAERSLLAALEAGCSAPVGALADLLDDGQAVNEMRLRGVVGTTDGSTLVQLSTTGPVPTSHGDAVALGRELASEMLAKGAAGLMGERAL; translated from the coding sequence ATGACCGAGGCACACAGGCCCCTGAGGCCGGACAAGGCCCTGACACCGGAGAGCACGCCGGGCAGCACGCCGGAGAACACGCCGGACAACAGGCCACTGAGGCTGGGAACGCGGCGCAGCAAGCTCGCCAAGGCCCAGTCCGCACTGGTGGCCCGAGCGGTGACCGAGCTGACCGGCAGGCCGGTCGAGCTGGTCGAGATCACCACGTACGGGGACACGTCCCGTGAGCTGCTGGCGCAGATCGGCGGCACCGGCGTGTTCGCCACCGCGCTGCGCGATGCACTGCTGCGCGGCGAGGTCGACTTCGCCGTGCACTCCCTGAAGGACCTGCCGACGGCCCAGCCCGACGAGCTGGTGATCGCGGCCGTGCCGCCGCGCGCCGACCCGAGGGACGTCCTGGTCGCACGGGACGGGCTGACGTTCGAGCAGTTGCCCGACGGCGCCCGGGTCGGTACGGGTTCGGCGCGCAGGTCCGCGCAGCTCAACGCGTACGCGCGCGGCCACGGCCGCCGGATAGAAACCGTGCCGATCCGGGGGAACATCGACACCCGCGTCGGATACGTCCACAGCGGGGAGTTCGACGCCGTCGTACTCGCCGCGGCGGGGCTCCACCGGATAGGCATGACCGGCGAGGTGACCGACGTCCTGTCGGCCGACACCGTCCTGCCCGCCCCCGGTCAAGGGGCTCTCGCAGTAGAGTGCGCCGCGGTCAACGTAGATCTCGCCGCTTTGCTCGCCGGACTCGACGACCCGGGCACCCGGGCCGCCGTGACCGCCGAGCGTTCCCTGCTCGCCGCCCTGGAGGCCGGCTGCAGCGCACCTGTGGGTGCTCTGGCCGACCTGCTGGACGACGGACAGGCTGTCAACGAAATGCGCCTGCGGGGGGTCGTCGGGACAACCGACGGTTCGACGCTGGTGCAGCTGTCCACCACCGGTCCTGTACCCACGTCGCATGGCGACGCCGTCGCGCTCGGTCGCGAACTCGCGTCCGAGATGCTCGCCAAGGGTGCGGCCGGTCTTATGGGGGAGCGAGCACTTTGA
- a CDS encoding uroporphyrinogen-III synthase codes for MSATATDLPAYSTSGHVTFLGAGPGDPGLLTLRAVEALAGADVLIAEPDVLDVVRSHARASVSTPALTVVDDVSTAAGIPAIRDAANLVMEAARGGKRVVRAVTGDPGLDGDAGAEMLACATAGIPFEVVPGIAAAVGVPAYAGVPLRDAQGTDVRFVDARTASERCWTEVGASDGTAVVSTTLDAVGATAGELVAAGRKPDTPMTVTVAGTTTRQRTWTATLGTIAQTLKQAKVLPSPDGHQPVIAVVGERSSAAQRDQLAWFESKPLFGWKVLVPRTKEQAASLSDQLRSYGAVPHEVPTIAVEPPRTPQQMERAVKGLVTGRYEWIAFTSVNAVKAVREKFEEYGLDARAFAGIKVAAVGDQTAASLVDFGVKPDLVPSGEQSAAGLLEDWPPYDPVFDPIDRVFLPRADIATETLVAGLIELGWEVDDVTAYRTVRASPPPAETREAIKGGGFDAVLFTSSSTVRNLVGIAGKPHNVTVIACIGPATAKTAEEHGLRVDVLSPEPSVHKLAEALAAFGTRRRESAREAGETVTRPSERRPGGRRRRTT; via the coding sequence TTGAGCGCCACCGCCACTGACCTTCCGGCCTACTCCACATCAGGGCACGTCACCTTCCTCGGTGCCGGACCCGGAGACCCGGGTCTGCTGACACTCCGCGCCGTCGAGGCGCTCGCGGGGGCGGATGTACTGATTGCCGAGCCGGATGTGCTCGATGTTGTACGCAGCCATGCCCGTGCGAGTGTGAGCACGCCTGCTCTGACGGTCGTTGACGATGTGTCAACAGCCGCCGGGATCCCCGCGATCAGGGATGCGGCCAATCTTGTCATGGAGGCCGCGCGGGGCGGCAAGCGGGTCGTCCGTGCCGTCACGGGCGATCCCGGTCTCGACGGCGACGCCGGCGCCGAGATGCTCGCCTGCGCGACCGCCGGCATCCCCTTCGAGGTGGTGCCCGGTATCGCGGCCGCGGTCGGCGTGCCGGCCTACGCCGGGGTGCCGCTGCGCGACGCGCAGGGCACGGACGTGCGCTTCGTGGACGCCAGGACCGCCAGCGAGCGCTGCTGGACCGAGGTCGGCGCGAGCGACGGCACGGCCGTCGTCTCCACGACGCTCGACGCCGTCGGCGCCACCGCCGGTGAACTCGTCGCGGCCGGCCGCAAGCCGGACACCCCGATGACCGTCACCGTCGCCGGTACGACGACCCGGCAGCGCACCTGGACCGCCACGCTCGGCACGATCGCGCAGACGCTCAAGCAGGCCAAGGTGCTGCCGTCCCCGGACGGACACCAGCCCGTCATAGCCGTGGTCGGCGAACGCAGTTCGGCCGCCCAGCGTGACCAGCTCGCCTGGTTCGAGTCCAAGCCGCTGTTCGGCTGGAAGGTGCTCGTGCCGCGCACGAAGGAGCAGGCCGCCTCGCTCTCCGACCAGCTCAGGTCGTACGGCGCGGTGCCGCACGAGGTGCCGACCATCGCCGTCGAACCGCCGCGTACGCCCCAGCAGATGGAGCGCGCGGTCAAGGGCCTGGTGACGGGCCGCTACGAGTGGATCGCGTTCACCTCGGTCAACGCGGTCAAGGCCGTGCGGGAGAAGTTCGAGGAGTACGGGCTCGACGCCCGAGCCTTCGCCGGGATCAAGGTCGCCGCCGTCGGCGACCAGACGGCGGCCTCGCTGGTCGACTTCGGCGTCAAGCCGGACCTGGTGCCCAGCGGCGAGCAGTCGGCCGCCGGACTCCTGGAGGACTGGCCGCCGTACGATCCGGTCTTCGACCCGATCGACCGGGTGTTCCTGCCGCGCGCCGACATCGCGACCGAGACCCTGGTCGCCGGCCTCATCGAGCTGGGCTGGGAGGTGGACGACGTCACGGCGTACCGCACCGTGCGCGCGTCGCCGCCGCCGGCCGAGACCCGTGAGGCGATCAAGGGCGGCGGTTTCGACGCCGTGCTGTTCACGTCGTCCTCGACCGTGCGCAACCTGGTCGGGATCGCGGGCAAGCCGCACAACGTGACGGTGATCGCCTGTATCGGCCCGGCGACGGCGAAGACGGCCGAGGAGCACGGGCTGCGGGTCGACGTCCTCTCACCGGAGCCGTCGGTCCACAAGCTGGCCGAGGCGCTCGCCGCGTTCGGTACGCGGCGCCGCGAGTCGGCGCGGGAGGCGGGCGAGACGGTCACCCGGCCGAGCGAGCGCCGTCCGGGCGGCCGGCGGCGGCGCACCACCTGA
- a CDS encoding glutamyl-tRNA reductase: MSLLVVGLSHRSAPVSVLERASLDSDSQVKLLRDSLAAEPATEAAVLATCNRIELYADVDKFHAGVAELSTLLAQHSSVGLDELTPYLYVHYEDRAVHHLLSVACGLDSMVVGEGQILGQIKDALALGQELHTAGRLLNDLFQQALRVGKRAHSETGIDRAGQSLVTFGLEQLAAGPAGGAVDVWAKGKSALVIGAGSMSSLAAATLARAGVAEIVVANRTAARADRLVEILTGPGGTGVAARAVDMAAVGDELKRADIAVSCTGSTGLVLSVVAVEAALAGRTDRTDRLALLDLAMPRDIDAAVHRLGGVRFVDIESLAEASADAPMAADVDQVRTIVSDEVAAFGAAQRAAHITPTVVALRAMAADVVSSEVARLEGRLPGLDDRQRAEITRTVRRVVDKLLHAPTVRVKQLASEPGGAGYADALRELFDIDPQTVAAVSRADLNDTTDGVGRGQV, encoded by the coding sequence ATGAGTCTTCTGGTCGTCGGACTGAGCCACCGCAGCGCGCCGGTGAGTGTGCTGGAGCGCGCGTCGCTCGACTCCGACTCTCAGGTGAAACTGCTGCGGGACTCGCTGGCCGCCGAGCCGGCGACGGAGGCGGCCGTCCTCGCCACCTGCAACCGCATCGAGCTCTACGCCGACGTGGACAAGTTCCACGCGGGCGTCGCCGAGCTGTCGACGCTGCTCGCGCAGCACAGCTCCGTCGGCCTGGACGAGCTCACTCCTTATCTTTATGTGCACTACGAGGACCGCGCCGTCCACCACCTGCTGTCGGTGGCGTGCGGACTCGACTCGATGGTCGTCGGCGAGGGCCAGATCCTCGGCCAGATCAAGGACGCGCTCGCCCTCGGCCAGGAGCTGCACACCGCGGGACGGCTGCTCAACGACCTCTTCCAGCAGGCCCTGCGGGTCGGCAAGCGCGCGCACAGCGAGACCGGTATCGACAGGGCGGGACAGTCGCTCGTCACCTTCGGCCTCGAACAGCTCGCGGCCGGCCCGGCGGGCGGCGCCGTGGACGTATGGGCCAAGGGCAAGAGTGCGCTCGTCATCGGCGCCGGCTCGATGTCCTCGCTCGCCGCGGCCACGCTGGCCAGGGCCGGTGTCGCCGAGATCGTCGTCGCCAACCGCACGGCGGCTCGCGCCGACCGGCTCGTGGAGATCCTCACCGGGCCCGGCGGTACGGGCGTCGCGGCGCGCGCCGTCGACATGGCGGCCGTCGGCGACGAGCTGAAGCGCGCCGACATCGCCGTGTCCTGTACGGGTTCGACCGGGCTCGTGCTGAGCGTCGTCGCCGTCGAGGCCGCGCTGGCGGGGCGCACCGACCGTACCGACCGGCTCGCCCTGCTCGACCTGGCCATGCCGCGCGACATCGACGCCGCCGTGCACCGGCTGGGCGGGGTCCGCTTCGTGGACATCGAGTCCCTTGCCGAGGCCTCGGCCGACGCGCCGATGGCGGCCGACGTCGACCAGGTACGCACCATCGTCTCCGACGAGGTGGCCGCCTTCGGGGCGGCTCAGCGCGCCGCGCACATCACTCCGACCGTGGTCGCGCTGCGCGCGATGGCGGCCGACGTGGTGAGCAGCGAGGTCGCGCGGCTCGAAGGCAGGCTGCCGGGGCTCGACGACAGGCAGCGCGCCGAGATCACCAGGACCGTACGCCGCGTCGTCGACAAACTGCTGCACGCGCCCACCGTGCGCGTGAAGCAGCTGGCCAGCGAACCCGGCGGCGCCGGGTACGCGGACGCCCTGCGGGAACTTTTCGACATCGACCCGCAGACGGTCGCCGCCGTCAGCAGGGCCGACCTGAATGACACCACTGACGGTGTAGGCAGAGGGCAGGTATGA